The following are encoded together in the Lathyrus oleraceus cultivar Zhongwan6 chromosome 3, CAAS_Psat_ZW6_1.0, whole genome shotgun sequence genome:
- the LOC127127569 gene encoding uncharacterized protein LOC127127569 — protein sequence MATLLRKLNLCTSTKVRILVDEVRNKVLFLQAGKDFVDVLLSFLTLPLGTIARLVSQESNMENVNVGSINFLYESVANLDKGKFLSALEKELLVRPINSMQQYCRFLKLNVDDTEKSRSFNCRRRQCPGVGGSRNCRCFIDKRDALCSVLSTPKKGFVPKTATFIISDDLRVKPDNSQSQISIAKYLGCEDVDTIKILTVNVTRKEIMDLVKCSLVSATPLTDVFVSKKLFCENPRPVNVLDLDDYRNGALLVRNIIEVKTMVRKSNNKILYALGEEDFADLLLMFLTLPLGGVENMLNGNSGFDNIDNLFKSMLDLDPERYMKSRQDMVSTQHKFNFDAKKIMKSPSMYMVTDDLVVTPGSSTLAISFLSDMKIPFFDLEERLIRIGNKEAHSLLKASLISPTALTHGLGPFLATK from the exons ATGGCTACTCTTCTACGTAAGTTGAATTTGTGTACTTCAACCAAGGTAAGAATTTTGGTAGATGAAGTTAGAAACAAGGTTTTATTTCTCCAAGCAGGGAAAGACTTTGTTGATGTGTTACTAAGCTTCTTAACATTGCCATTAGGCACCATTGCAAGGCTTGTGAGCCAAGAATCTAACATGGAGAATGTTAATGTTGGAAGCATAAACTTTTTATATGAAAGTGTGGCCAATCTTGACAAAGGGAAATTCTTATCGGCTTTGGAAAAAGAACTACTGGTTCGACCTATTAACTCAATGCAACAGTATTGCCGGTTTCTAAAACTCAACGTTGACGACACGGAAAAGTCGAGGTCTTTTAATTGTCGTCGCAGACAGTGCCCGGGTGTAGGCGGGAGTCGAAATTGCAGGTGTTTTATAGATAAGAGAGATGCGTTATGCAGTGTACTTTCAACTCCAAAAAAAGGTTTTGTTCCGAAAACAGCAACTTTTATTATTTCAGATGATTTGAGAGTGAAGCCTGATAATTCTCAAAGTCAGATTTCTATAGCTAAGTATCTTGGATGCGAAGATGTAGATACCATCAAGATATTAACAGTCAATGTCACTCGCAAAGAG ATAATGGATCTGGTGAAGTGCTCCTTGGTGTCTGCGACACCTTTAACAGATGTATTTGTGTCGAAGAAGCTGTTTTGTGAGAATCCAAGACCCGTCAATGTATTGGATTTAGATGATTATAGAAATGGAGCACTGCTTGTAAGGAACATAATAGAAGTAAAGACAATGGTAAGAAAATCCAATAACAAAATATTGTATGCTTTGGGGGAAGAGGATTTCGCTGACTTGTTACTGATGTTCTTGACATTACCTTTGGGAGGAGTTGAGAACATGTTAAATGGAAACTCGGGTTTTGACAACATCGATAATTTATTCAAGAGTATGCTTGATTTGGATCCTGAAAGGTATATGAAATCCAGACAAGATATGGTCTCTACGCAACACAAATTTAACTTTGATGCGAAAAAAATCATGAAGAGTCCTTCCATGTATATGGTAACAGATGACTTAGTCGTCACGCCAGGTTCTTCAACCTTGGCCATCTCGTTTCTCTCTGATATGAAAATTCCTTTCTTTGATTTGGAAGAAAGACTGATTAGAATTGGCAATAAAGAG GCTCATAGTCTTTTGAAAGCTTCTTTGATCTCACCAACAGCTCTCACTCATGGTCTTGGTCCATTTCTTGCAACCAAATAA
- the LOC127127570 gene encoding 3'-5' exonuclease: MPSIRRDRNGTLIATPTSPSQQPFVITVVDHFLPYDTHNIYDITFDSNPPIQTLLTSTPSIVDTWFLETLRLQTPSPILVGLDIEWRPNFQRGQSNPAAVLQLCINNRCLVFQIIHSPFIPDSLLSFLANPNNRFVGVGIEADVKKLLEDYNMIVANFVDLRNLAADVLNDREMLRTGIKSLAQRVMGKSIQKPKRVSMSRWDNVWLNAEQVKYATVDAFVSFEIGRRLYSNQN, encoded by the coding sequence ATGCCATCTATTCGTAGAGACCGCAACGGCACGCTCATCGCCACCCCCACATCACCATCACAACAACCCTTTGTCATCACCGTCGTTGACCACTTCCTTCCATACGACACCCACAACATCTACGACATCACCTTCGATTCAAACCCCCCTATCCAAACCCTCCTAACCTCAACCCCCTCCATAGTCGACACCTGGTTCCTCGAAACCCTCCGTCTCCAAACCCCCTCCCCCATCCTCGTCGGCCTCGACATCGAATGGCGCCCTAACTTCCAACGCGGCCAATCAAACCCAGCCGCCGTCCTCCAGCTCTGCATCAATAACCGCTGCCTTGTTTTCCAAATCATCCATTCCCCCTTCATCCCTGATTCCCTCTTATCCTTCCTCGCCAACCCTAACAACAGATTCGTTGGCGTTGGTATTGAAGCTGATGTAAAGAAGCTTCTAGAAGATTATAATATGATCGTGGCGAATTTCGTTGATTTACGAAACCTTGCGGCTGATGTGTTGAATGATCGAGAGATGCTGAGGACTGGTATTAAATCGTTGGCGCAACGTGTGATGGGGAAAAGTATTCAGAAACCGAAGAGAGTTTCGATGAGTAGATGGGATAATGTTTGGCTTAATGCTGAACAGGTTAAATATGCAACGGTTGATGCTTTTGTTTCATTTGAGATTGGTCGTCGTCTCTATTCTAATCAGAATTGA
- the LOC127127571 gene encoding 3'-5' exonuclease gives MPISLVDHNGRHVSIRSCISDPTPVPTPLAITVVDHYLPHDTHNTYAITLDSTVTIQTLLTSCPSLVESWILETQTQTQTLSLTSPTTIGLDIEWRPNSQRGQSNPAATLQLCVNNRCLVFQIIHSPHIPTSLLTFMANPSNRFVGVGIEADVEKLIEDYNISVANYVDLRNLAAEVLEDRAMLMFGIKKLAERVLGKIVEKPQRITRSRWDNPWLHVDQVKYAAVDAYLSFEIGRRLYSNQVIE, from the coding sequence ATGCCGATTTCTCTCGTAGACCATAACGGCCGACACGTCAGCATCCGTAGTTGCATCTCCGATCCCACACCAGTTCCAACACCGCTCGCCATCACCGTCGTCGACCACTACCTCCCTCACGACACCCACAACACCTACGCCATCACCCTCGATTCAACAGTCACCATCCAAACCCTCCTCACCTCATGCCCTTCCCTAGTCGAATCCTGGATCCTCgaaacccaaacccaaacccaaactCTCTCCCTCACTTCCCCAACCACCATCGGCCTCGACATCGAGTGGCGCCCGAACTCCCAACGCGGCCAATCAAACCCCGCCGCCACACTTCAACTCTGCGTCAACAACCGCTGCCTCGTTTTCCAGATCATCCATTCCCCTCACATTCCAACCTCCCTCTTAACCTTCATGGCTAACCCTAGCAACAGATTCGTTGGAGTCGGAATCGAAGCCGACGTCGAGAAGCTTATAGAAGATTACAACATCTCTGTTGCGAATTATGTTGATCTGCGAAACCTTGCTGCTGAGGTGTTGGAAGATCGGGCGATGTTGATGTTTGGGATTAAGAAATTGGCGGAACGTGTTCTTGGGAAGATTGTTGAGAAGCCGCAGAGGATTACAAGGAGTAGATGGGATAATCCGTGGCTGCATGTGGATCAGGTTAAGTATGCTGCCGTTGATGCATATCTTTCGTTTGAGATTGGGCGTCGTCTATACTCTAATCAGGTTATtgaatga